The following proteins come from a genomic window of Oncorhynchus mykiss isolate Arlee chromosome 19, USDA_OmykA_1.1, whole genome shotgun sequence:
- the LOC118941544 gene encoding piggyBac transposable element-derived protein 4-like: MPLLPLLRESSPRNSRPRTSTRTSARTAARKRSPRPRTNGSRRCCRKAAKSSGRRGALAICHVGPDQTPGPTAYAATQARDIASAFHLFVTPAIERIIVEMTNLHGARKYGDGWRPMDATDLRAYVGLLILAGVYRSRGEAAWDAESGRTVFRATMPLKVFHRYSRLLRFDDRQSRPARLATDKLAAIREVWDLWEARLPALYNPGPDVTVDEQLVPFRGRCPFRQYIPSKPAKYGIKSWVACDAKSSYAWKMQVYTGKAAGGGPEKNQGMRVVLDLTTGLSGRNVTCDNFFTSYDLGQRLLERNLTMVGTVRKNKAELPPALLQSRGRQVLSSRFAFTPTATLVSYLAKRNKNVLLLSTLHTEGHVSDRRDRKPALILDYNCNKGGVDNLDKVVGTYSCRRMTARWPLVVFHNILDVSSYNAFVIWREIKPDWMPGKRNKRRVFLEQLGKALVKPLIQRRQHLPRTEAASALVKVLQSATATAAAAAAAAPRDQQRQGPAADTAAAPLVAPATGASKRKRCQLCPPKKDSRTHTVCCRCKKYICKGCSHAYCHTCAHWAFSQDGTG, from the exons atgcctcttctccctcttctgagGGAGAGCAGCCCGAGGAACAGCCGCCCGAGGACGAGCACGAGGACGAGCGCGAGGACCGCGGCGAGGAAGAGATCTCCTCGGCCCCGGACCAACGGGAGCCGCCGTTGCTGTCGAAAAGCGGCAAAATCGAGTGGCCGCCGCGGGGCCCTCGCCATCTGCCACGTCGGGCCGGACCAGACTCCGGGCCCCACGGCCTATGCCGCGACACAGGCCCGCGACATCGCGTCCGCCTTCCACCTGTTTGTCACACCGGCGATAGAAAGGATAATTGTGGAAATGACGAACCTGCACGGGGCCAGAAAATACGGCGACGGCTGGCGACCCATGGACGCCACGGACCTGCGCGCCTACGTAGGGCTGCTGATCCTAGCGGGCGTCTACAGGTCCCGGGGCGAGGCCGCGTGGGACGCCGAGAGCGGCAGGACCGTGTTCCGAGCCACCATGCCGCTCAAGGTCTTTCACAGGTACTCGAGGCTGCTGCGATTCGACGACCGCCAGTCGAGACCCGCCAGACTCGCCACGGACAAACTCGCGGCCATACGGGAGGTCTGGGACCTGTGGGAGGCGCGGCTGCCGGCCCTCTACAACCCGGGGCCCGACGTGACGGTGGACGAGCAACTGGTCCCGTTCAGAG GCCGCTGTCCTTTCCGTCAGTACATCCCCAGCAAGCCGGCCAAATACGGCATCAAGTCGTGGGTGGCCTGCGACGCCAAGTCCAGCtacgcttggaagatgcaagtGTACACCGGCAAGGCGGCCGGCGGAGGCCCCgagaagaaccaggggatgcgCGTCGTCCTCGATCTGACAACGGGCCTGAGCGGTCGCAACGTCACCTGCGACAACTTCTTCACCTCCTACGACCTGGGCCAGCGGCTCCTCGAGAGGAACCTCACCATGGTGGGCACGGTGAGAAAGAACAAGGCCGAGCTCCCGCCCGCGCTGCTCCAGTCCAGGGGCAGACAGGTCCTGTCCTCCAGGTTCGCCTTCACGCCGACCGCCACTCTGGTGTCCTACCTGGCAAAGAGAAACAAGAACGTGCTACTCTTGAGCACGCTGCACACAGAGGGCCACGTCAGCGATCGCCGCGACAGGAAGCCGGCCCTCATCCTAGACTACAACTGCAACAAGGGCGGCGTGGACAACCTAGACAAGGTGGTGGGCACCTACAGCTGCAGAcggatgactgcccgctggcccctggtcgtCTTCCACAACATCCTCGACGTGTCCTCCTACAACGCCTTTGTCATATGGCGAGAGATCAAGCCCGACTGGATGCCTGGCAAGCGGAACAAGCGCAGGGTGTTCCtcgagcagctgggaaaggcactcgTGAAGCCGCTGATCCAAAGAAGGCAGCATCTGCCCCGCACCGAAGCGGCGTCAGCCCTTGTCAAAGTCCTACAGAGTGCTACGGCTAcggcggcggcggcggcggcTGCGGCGCCTCGTGATCAACAGCGCCAGGGCCCCGCCGCTGACACGGCCGCTGCCCCGCTCGTTGCCCCGGCCACCGGGGCAAGTAAGAGGAAGAGGTGTCAGCTCTGCCCACCCAAGAAGGACTCCAGGACACACACGGTGTGCTGCAGGTgtaagaaatacatctgcaaaggctGTTCACACGCCTACTGTCACACTTGCGCACATTGGGCCTTTAGCCAGGACGGGACAGGGTGA